One stretch of Halobaculum marinum DNA includes these proteins:
- a CDS encoding FxsA family protein, which produces MRVRYLIVALLAIPLADAAFLLYVASNVITPVQTVALVVLTGLLGMLLVRAEGRHTLRAVQRKLSRGEAPTGEVLDGALLIAAGAFLLTPGLVTDALGFLLALPPTRYPIREVLRRYVVVPYLDKQADGFVTGNVWTAGFPNADATDGAGGAGGAGGTRVDFGGRPGAGSDSKGRGANRDDDDVVDVDFEEVDDDDRERST; this is translated from the coding sequence ATCCGGGTCCGCTACCTGATCGTCGCCCTGCTCGCGATCCCGCTCGCGGACGCCGCGTTCCTGCTGTACGTCGCCTCGAACGTCATCACGCCCGTGCAGACGGTCGCGCTGGTCGTTCTCACCGGGTTGCTCGGGATGCTTCTCGTGCGCGCAGAGGGTCGTCACACCCTCCGCGCGGTCCAGCGAAAGCTGTCTCGGGGCGAAGCGCCGACCGGCGAGGTGCTCGACGGCGCGCTGTTGATCGCCGCCGGCGCGTTCCTCCTCACGCCCGGCCTGGTGACCGACGCGCTGGGGTTCCTCCTCGCGTTGCCGCCGACGCGCTACCCGATCCGCGAGGTGCTGCGTCGGTACGTCGTCGTCCCGTACCTCGACAAGCAGGCGGACGGCTTCGTCACGGGGAACGTCTGGACCGCGGGCTTCCCGAACGCCGACGCCACAGACGGCGCGGGCGGTGCAGGCGGCGCGGGCGGCACCCGCGTCGACTTCGGCGGGCGCCCCGGTGCCGGCTCTGACTCCAAAGGCCGCGGCGCCAATCGCGACGACGATGACGTGGTTGACGTCGACTTCGAGGAGGTCGACGACGACGACCGCGAGCGGTCGACGTGA
- a CDS encoding type IV pilin N-terminal domain-containing protein: MDFTQLFDDDRAVSPVIGVILMVAITVILAAVIGSFVLGLGNSFQQTAPNANFQFDYGSGGNGVNATHTGGDTISADDSLNLTVAGTSVASADSSVSAGVSFGNDTAPYSQGDMVRVVWTAASGDTSQVLADEEAP, from the coding sequence ATGGACTTCACACAACTCTTCGACGACGACCGCGCCGTCTCGCCGGTCATCGGCGTCATCCTGATGGTCGCGATCACCGTGATCCTCGCGGCAGTCATCGGCTCGTTCGTCCTCGGACTGGGCAACAGCTTCCAGCAGACGGCACCGAACGCGAACTTCCAATTCGACTACGGCTCCGGTGGCAACGGCGTGAATGCAACTCACACGGGAGGAGACACGATCTCTGCTGACGACAGCCTCAACCTGACGGTGGCCGGGACCTCAGTCGCTTCAGCGGACAGTAGTGTTTCAGCTGGTGTCAGTTTCGGAAACGACACCGCACCATACAGCCAGGGTGACATGGTGCGCGTCGTCTGGACCGCAGCCTCGGGCGACACGTCTCAAGTCCTCGCCGATGAGGAAGCGCCGTAA
- a CDS encoding GNAT family N-acetyltransferase — MDYRPVPDTHEDALDAALVYAFSPERGPDYTPEGPDRPDSFHPRAMYDAPAERRDDPSADDLTVVCGYYDFSMQIRGEVHEAGGVSAVASPPEYRREGLVRDLLTAVHREFRDDGVAFATLWPFEFPFYRRLGYARVNDYSRTTVAPDALSSACPPAEGTYERLDPDDWARADDVYAAWGPADLRLDRSEEWWRTRVFQSWQTDPYVYGWTAGDAGDDLGGYLVYTVEDGDDGKTLAVSEFAYRDREARGHLLRFCRNHDSQVERVRIPSTADERLFDDLDDPRAAETEVRPGPMVRLVDVAAALESISYPVDVEAEVVLDVRDDTCPWNDQPFRLRVAGGRGTVSAVETDAAGVTLGVGALSRLVVGSHGSDRLVEIGEVEVDDETRSDLAAAFPRTEPFLREGF, encoded by the coding sequence ATGGACTACCGGCCGGTTCCCGACACCCACGAGGACGCCCTCGACGCCGCGCTCGTGTACGCCTTCTCCCCCGAGCGCGGCCCAGACTACACGCCCGAGGGCCCCGACCGACCCGACTCGTTCCACCCGCGCGCGATGTACGACGCACCCGCCGAGCGACGCGACGATCCGAGCGCCGATGATCTCACGGTCGTCTGCGGGTACTACGACTTCTCGATGCAGATCCGCGGCGAGGTCCACGAGGCAGGTGGCGTGTCCGCAGTCGCGTCGCCGCCGGAGTACCGCCGCGAGGGGTTGGTCCGCGACCTGTTGACCGCGGTCCACCGCGAATTCCGCGACGACGGCGTCGCGTTCGCCACACTGTGGCCCTTCGAGTTCCCGTTCTACCGGAGACTCGGATACGCACGCGTGAACGACTACTCGCGGACGACGGTCGCCCCCGACGCGCTGTCGTCCGCGTGCCCACCCGCCGAGGGGACGTACGAACGCCTCGACCCGGACGACTGGGCGCGCGCGGACGACGTGTACGCGGCGTGGGGGCCCGCAGACCTCCGCTTGGACCGGTCGGAGGAGTGGTGGCGAACTCGGGTGTTCCAGTCGTGGCAGACGGACCCGTACGTGTACGGCTGGACCGCGGGGGACGCCGGGGACGACCTCGGCGGCTACCTCGTCTACACGGTCGAGGACGGCGACGACGGCAAGACGCTGGCTGTCAGCGAGTTCGCCTATCGGGACCGAGAGGCGCGTGGACACCTGCTGCGCTTCTGTCGGAACCACGACTCGCAGGTCGAGCGCGTTCGGATCCCGAGCACCGCCGACGAGCGCCTGTTCGACGACCTCGACGACCCCCGGGCCGCAGAGACGGAGGTCCGCCCGGGACCGATGGTCCGCCTCGTGGACGTGGCCGCGGCGCTGGAGTCCATCTCGTACCCGGTGGACGTTGAGGCAGAGGTCGTGCTCGACGTGCGCGACGACACCTGCCCGTGGAACGACCAGCCGTTCCGGTTGCGTGTCGCCGGCGGTCGCGGCACCGTCTCGGCGGTGGAGACCGACGCCGCGGGAGTTACGCTCGGCGTGGGCGCGCTCTCACGACTCGTCGTCGGATCACACGGGAGCGACCGGCTCGTCGAGATCGGTGAGGTGGAGGTCGACGACGAGACGCGGTCGGACCTCGCGGCGGCATTCCCGAGGACGGAGCCGTTTCTTCGGGAGGGCTTCTGA
- a CDS encoding homoserine kinase has protein sequence MVTARAPATSANLGSGFDTFGVALSHPADTVSVERAAETTIEVSGAGAQYIPTDPDKNVVGAVAEALDAPAHIHIDKGVRPSSGLGSSAASAAAAAVALNELYDRGYSAHDLVPVAAEGEAVVSGEAHADNVAPSLLGGFTVVRSDDGATSVDADLPLVACLPEVVVSTRDARRVVPDTLSMADHVETVGNAATLTAGMCRSDPELVGRGMDDPVVTPARAELITGYADVREAALAAGATGVTVSGAGPSVLAVPEPGCRRAVAAAMVEAFADAGVGARAYQTEVGRGATVL, from the coding sequence ATGGTAACCGCCCGCGCACCCGCCACCAGCGCGAATCTCGGCAGCGGCTTCGACACCTTCGGCGTCGCGCTCTCGCACCCCGCCGACACCGTCTCCGTCGAACGCGCCGCCGAGACGACTATCGAGGTGAGCGGCGCGGGCGCCCAGTACATCCCGACCGACCCCGACAAGAACGTCGTCGGCGCCGTCGCCGAGGCGCTCGACGCTCCCGCCCACATCCACATCGACAAGGGCGTGCGCCCGTCCTCGGGACTCGGCTCCTCGGCCGCCTCCGCCGCCGCCGCCGCGGTCGCGCTCAACGAGTTGTACGACCGCGGCTACTCGGCCCACGACCTCGTCCCGGTCGCCGCCGAAGGAGAGGCGGTCGTCTCCGGCGAGGCGCACGCCGACAACGTCGCGCCGTCGCTGCTCGGCGGCTTCACGGTCGTCCGCAGCGACGACGGCGCCACCAGCGTCGACGCGGACCTGCCGCTCGTAGCGTGTCTCCCGGAGGTCGTCGTGTCGACGCGCGACGCCCGTCGGGTCGTTCCAGACACGCTCTCGATGGCGGACCACGTCGAGACGGTCGGCAACGCCGCAACGCTCACCGCGGGGATGTGTCGCTCCGACCCGGAGCTCGTGGGGCGGGGGATGGACGACCCAGTCGTCACTCCGGCGCGCGCAGAACTCATCACCGGCTACGCCGACGTCCGCGAGGCCGCGCTCGCGGCGGGGGCGACGGGCGTCACCGTCAGCGGCGCGGGGCCGAGCGTCCTCGCGGTCCCCGAACCGGGCTGTCGGCGCGCAGTCGCCGCGGCGATGGTGGAGGCGTTCGCCGACGCCGGCGTCGGCGCGCGCGCCTATCAGACGGAGGTCGGTCGCGGCGCGACGGTGCTGTGA
- a CDS encoding thiol-disulfide oxidoreductase DCC family protein — MSDTAADPLADVDPDRHPVILFDGVCNLCHGTIRFLVRHDDAGVFRFAPLESPVGEALLRERGLPTEGHDSFVLVEGDDTFQKSTAALRVARRLGLPWRLAWELRRLPLGVRDAVYDLVAEYRYDVFGKKDVCEVPEPEVRARFAERALE, encoded by the coding sequence ATGAGCGACACCGCCGCCGACCCGCTCGCAGACGTGGACCCGGACCGACACCCGGTGATTCTGTTCGACGGCGTCTGCAACCTCTGTCACGGGACGATCCGCTTTCTCGTCCGCCACGACGACGCCGGCGTGTTCCGGTTCGCACCGCTGGAGTCTCCCGTGGGGGAGGCGCTCCTCCGCGAGCGCGGCCTCCCGACCGAGGGCCACGACTCGTTCGTGCTCGTCGAGGGCGACGACACGTTCCAGAAGTCGACGGCGGCGCTGCGAGTCGCGCGACGGCTCGGGCTCCCGTGGCGGCTCGCGTGGGAACTGCGACGGCTCCCGCTCGGCGTCCGCGACGCCGTCTACGATCTGGTCGCCGAGTACCGGTACGACGTGTTCGGCAAGAAGGACGTCTGCGAGGTGCCAGAGCCCGAGGTCAGAGCGCGGTTCGCCGAGCGCGCGCTGGAGTAG
- the pdxS gene encoding pyridoxal 5'-phosphate synthase lyase subunit PdxS yields the protein MTEETDLEELRRGTELVKRGFARMQKGGVIMDVVDNEQARIAEDAGAVAVMHLESVPADIRKRGGVARMADPGKLEQVIDEVSIPVMGKCRIGHTAEAQILEAAGADMLDESEVLTTADERYHIDKREFTAPFVCGARNLGEALRRIDEGAAMIRTKGEAGTGDVNQAVTHQRSIQRSIRKLSGMNYEERDEWARKNEAPRDLVHETADMGRLPVVNFAAGGIATPADAALMMQHGCDGIFVGSGIFGAEDPTKMGEAIVQAVNNYDDPETLKEIAKGIGAGMKGQANETMPEEEKLQGRGV from the coding sequence ATGACCGAGGAGACCGATCTCGAAGAGCTTCGACGCGGGACGGAGCTCGTGAAGCGCGGCTTCGCACGGATGCAGAAAGGCGGCGTCATCATGGACGTCGTCGACAACGAGCAGGCACGGATCGCCGAGGACGCGGGCGCGGTCGCCGTCATGCACCTCGAATCGGTGCCGGCGGACATCCGCAAGCGCGGCGGCGTCGCGCGGATGGCCGACCCCGGGAAACTGGAGCAGGTCATCGACGAGGTGTCCATTCCGGTGATGGGCAAGTGCCGGATCGGTCACACCGCCGAGGCGCAGATTCTGGAGGCCGCCGGCGCCGACATGCTCGACGAGTCCGAGGTGCTCACGACCGCCGACGAGCGCTACCACATCGACAAGCGGGAGTTCACCGCGCCGTTCGTCTGCGGCGCCCGCAACCTCGGCGAGGCGCTGCGCCGCATCGACGAGGGCGCGGCGATGATCCGGACGAAGGGCGAGGCCGGCACGGGCGACGTGAACCAGGCGGTCACCCACCAGCGCAGTATCCAGCGCTCTATCCGCAAGCTCTCGGGCATGAACTACGAGGAGCGCGACGAGTGGGCACGCAAGAACGAGGCACCCCGCGACCTCGTCCACGAGACCGCCGACATGGGCCGGCTCCCGGTCGTCAACTTCGCCGCGGGCGGCATCGCGACGCCCGCCGACGCGGCGCTCATGATGCAGCACGGCTGTGACGGCATCTTCGTCGGCTCCGGCATCTTCGGCGCCGAGGACCCGACCAAGATGGGCGAGGCCATCGTCCAGGCCGTCAACAACTACGACGACCCCGAGACGCTCAAAGAGATCGCCAAGGGCATCGGCGCCGGCATGAAGGGCCAGGCGAACGAGACGATGCCCGAGGAGGAGAAGCTCCAGGGCCGCGGCGTCTGA